A window of [Ruminococcus] lactaris ATCC 29176 genomic DNA:
CTGCAGTTAAGGCGATTGTAGATAATGTCCATAAGAACAAACCGGAAAAAGGTTTGATCCAGCTGCTGACGGTAACTGAAAAGCAGTATGCAAAGATGGATATTGTAATAGGTGAGACAAAAAGTGAAGTATTAGATACAGATGAAAGGCTGGTGATTCTATGAAGCTGGTACATATCAACCTGAATGAAGGTATTCTTGTCGATGCAATTAATTGCACAGAATGGGTAATAGAATCACCCGAATACTTTTCAGAATATGTAATGGAATTAGCAGGGCAGGTGGAAGGAAAAGAAGGCAGATTCGTATTATCAGATAATGAAAAAGAAGTTGATATTTCTAAAAATGTAGAGCTGATCTTTAATATTTTTGCATTAGATATAAATGAAAGAAAACTGATCAGCAAACTTTATATGGAATTGGAAAAGCTTACTGCGGACGAACGATTCTATGTGAAAACCCAGGAAATGAAGCAATATCTGCAAGAGTATTTATTACAGCTTGAACAGGAGACAGACTATATCCTTGATCTTGCGGATGAAATAGATTTTGCCTCATTATTTAAAGCTTTTGGTATTAAATATGAGGTACTGGAAGAAAACTTCTTAGAACGTCTTGTGAGATATATGCGAATAGTGGAACGATTATTAAAGAAAAAGCTTTTTGTATTTGTTAATTTGCGAAGTTATTTATCAAATCAGCAGATTGATGAATTAATAAAAGAAGCGACGTATCAGGAAATTCAGCTTTTATTGATTGAAACCTGTGCGAGAGATTGCATTGAGGGTGTAACAAGGTATATTATAGATAAAGATGGATGTGAAATATAACATCCTAACAGTTTGAGTACCTGTATTTTATGCGAATGATGGCATTTCATTTTTGAATTTGAGGTTTGAGAATGATGTAAAAATGTATGGTACTCAAACACTTGTGATGATTGCCCCTTGTCAATCTTTGTTTGAGAATGATGTAAAAATGTATGGTACTCAAACAGAATCCTTGCAACAGGTTTTACTTTCCACGTTTGAGAATGATGTAAAAATGTATGGTACTCAAACTATCCAATAATGCCTGTAACTCCGATTCTGTTTGAGAATGATGTAAAAATGTATGGTACTCAAACATGCAGTGGATGTTACAGAAGTATAGTAGTGTTTGAGAATGATGTAAAAATGTATGGTACTCAAACGAAGCAGAACGCACATGAACTGTATGCGGTGTTTGAGAATGATGTAAAAATGTATGGTACTCAAACTCTTTTGCCATGTTCTCAACCGTATCTTCGTTTGAGAATGATGTAAAAATGTATGGTACTCAAACAATAAAGCCATACAATCACTCCACACGGTAGTTTGAGAATGATGTAAAAATGTATGGTACTCAAACAGTTTTGACAGGAACAAAGAATCTCCCATCGTTTGAGAATGATGTAAAAATGTATGGTACTCAAACCAACCGATCCATTCGCATCTGATACAAGCTGTTTGAGAATGATGTAAAAATGTATGGTACTCAAACGACGGGAAAGCTGTGGATGCAGAGACAGGGTTTGAGAATGATGTAAAAATGTATGGTACTCAAACGTGGTCAAAGAAGAAGAGCAGGGACGGGTTGTTTGAGAATGATGTAAAAATGTATGGTACTCAAACCAATCAATGAATCAGAAATGATACAGAATGTTTGAGAATGATGTAAAAATGTATGGTACTCAAACACAAAATTCTCGGGAATTTTAAACCAGCGGTTTGAGAATGATGTAAAAATGTATGGTACTCAAACTGGATGCATGGTCCTGGACATTCTTTCGCCGTTTGAGAATGATGTAAAAATGTATGGTACTCAAACCATAGTGGCTACATTCCTCATCTGCAATATGTTTGAGAATGATGTAAAAATGTATGGTACTCAAACCAATCTTTGCATCTCTTGACATATTTTCTGTTTGAGAATGATGTAAAAATGTATGGTACTCAAACTCATCTTCTTCAATGGAATCGTATGATCCGGTTTGAGAATGATGTAAAAATGTATGGTACTCAAACTGCGGTGGCAGATATCGGGCAGCAGTGTAAGTTTGAGAATGATGTAAAAATGTATGGTACTCAAACTAAGCACAGGGAAATCATCAAAGATTCTTATACATGGAACTTCAAAAACGTGGCATATTCCGCATGATGCATGGAAAATTATAAAAGAAAATCATTACGAGTGGACAGCTCATTCCCATCCGACAATGACGAAAATAATTGCGTCACCGGAAGATCGAGAGACGTTAAAGCTATTTACCTGGCAAGAAAAAAGTATTATAATAGATTTGAAAGGTAATACAAAAGAGTTTACTGCAAGCACCCAGGATTGGATCAATGAGATATTAGGAGTGACAGGTTATGATAAGCGAGAAAAAGGCAACGAATATAGCTGGCCAAAGGCTGATTGAAAAATATGGACGTGCTTATGTTGAAAAATACAAGAACCATATTGGAATTATGTGGGAGAAAAAGTGTGGAAAATTAATAGTTGATTTTGACAAATACCATAAAGAAATAAATTCAGTGCCAGTAACTGATACAAGTGATGGGATTACGGTGAATGAAGACAATTTCCCGGATAGGATATTAACGGTCGAGGTAGATTTAAGAGATGGAAAATCCAAAATAATTAAAGAGTGATACCACTGCTCAAAAATGGTCGGTGGTATTTTTATACTCTTTTTTAGGAGGTGATGCAGTTTGATTGCGGTAAATATTACACCGCTTGGCCTGACGGTAGATGGCCATGCAGGATATGCGTTTGAGAATGATGTAAAAATGTATGGTACTCAAACGTGGCTGAACAGATTGATGAATATGAAAATGTTTGAGAATGATGTAAAAATGTATGGTAGTTAAAAATGGAAGAAATTTCTAAGTTTTAACTTGTTGTAGCATTTTTGCTGGGAGAGATAATGAATATGGAACTATTTGACGACTATTTCAAAAGAGATTATTGTAATTATATTGAAAGATTTCTCTGTTTGAAAATGAAGGAGTTAGTTCTTTTAAGGCAAGAAATAATTGATAACTCATTTATGCAAGAAATAGAGAAAGAAATTTCTTTAGATGTTATGAAATATGTTGATCATGTTGATAACGAGCTGGAACAGGGCTGTCGATCAATAGATTTTATTTATAGGGAATGGCTTGGGGAAATTGCGGGTATATGCAAGGTTATGGATTATAAAATGATTTGCTGCAGCAGATATGCGAGTGAAATGAACCGTGTTAACTGGAAACCAGTAAAAGAAATAATAAAAAAAGAAATAGCGCATAATCCATATCTAGGCTATAAAGAACTTGTGACTAAGGATTTATCATTGGATATAGAAATTGAACTGGAGTATTTAATAGAATCAGAACAATTGATAAGAAGAAAACCAAATCATAAAAACCCCAGATATAGATGGGAAGCAAGAATAAAATAATACAAGAGAATACGAATAAATAAGTTCACAGGAGAAAAGTCATGGTTAGAAATATTATAAAGGGCAAAAAGATTTTTGGGAGAAAAGCAAAACCGGCAACGGAAGCAGACCAGGAAATTGTAACAGATCTTTTAGATACATTGCGTGCCAATCGAGAAATATGCGTTGGAATGGCGGCAAATATGATCGGCATTAATAAATCGATCATTGCTGTGGCAGTGGGACCATTTCAGTTTGCAATGATTAATCCTGTGATAACTAAGATGTCAGGAGAATATAAGACAGAAGAAGGATGCCTTTCTTTGGAGGGAACCAGATTATGCACAAGATATGAAGAAATAGAGGTAGATTATCTGGACAGCAATTTTCAATTCTGTCATGGAAAGTATAGTGGCTGGACAGCACAGATCATACAGCATGAGATTGACCATTGTAAGGGGATTGTGATTTAATGTTAAAATACTATTATTTTGTAGAAGTCTTAAAATAAATTGAATTGTGAGGAAAAAATGGATTTTAAATATTGCAAATTAGAAATTTTTATACCGGAAGAAAATTTCCCGGAACTTCAGAAGGCTTTGCAGTCTGTAGATGCAGGGCATATAGGAAATTATGACTCATGTGTGTCCTGTTTAAGGCTTACCAGTTATTGGAGACCATTAGAAGGGACTGCTCCATATATAGGAAAAGCCGGGGAGATTAGTTGTGAACCGGAAATAAAAGCAGAGGTAACAGTATTTAAAGAAAAAGTGGATGAGACAATTGAGGTGGTCAAAAAAGTTCATCCGTATGAAGAACCGGTTATAAATGTAATTCCGATTTGGCGGACAAGTTTTTAAAAAAAGAAATAGACAATTAAAATGACCAACAGTCAAGAACATATTGACTGTTGGTCATTTTTACTGTATAGTGCTTTTAAGATGAAAATGACTAAAAGTCATAAAGGAAGGAGTTTGTGAAATGGTTAAATTTGGAAAGAAAGTGGTGAAGTTTCGTATACCGATTATTATTATCAGTATTTTACTGTTGATACCGGCAACTCTGGGATATATTAATACCAGAGTAAATTACGATGTATTGACATATTTGCCGGAAGATATTGAAACGATGCAGGGACAGGATATTCTGGTAAAGGATTTTGGAACAGGAGCATTTTCTATGTTTATAGTGGATGGGATGGAGGATAAAGATGTCTCGGCACTGAAGACAAAGATTGAGAATGTCGATCATGTCAGCAAGGTCTTATGGTATGATTCATTGGCAGATATAAGTATGCCAAAGAGTATGCTCCCTGAAAAGTTGTATGAAGTATTCAATTCAGATACGGGTACAATGATGGCAATCTTTTTTGATGAAGGAACTTCGTCAGATGGAACAATGGAGGCAATCGGGGAAATCCGTGAACTGGCAGGAAAGCAGTGTTTTCTGAGCGGAATGTCTGCGATTGTTACGGATACAAAAAATCTGGCAGAAAAAGAAACTCCGGTCTATGTACTGATTGCGGTTCTTTTGGCGATATTCGTATTAGGTATTACCATGGAATCATTTTTCGTTCCGTTACTTTTTATGCTTAGTATTGGTATGGCGATCGTATATAATCTTGGCAGCAACTATTTTCTGGGAGAGATTTCATATATTACCAAAGCACTGGCAGCAGTGTTGCAGTTAGGTGTGACATTGGATTATTCTATTTTCCTGATGCATAGTTATGAAGAACAGCAGATCCGGTATGATGGAGATAAAGAAAGAGCGATGGCACATGCGATTTCGCAGACATTTTCTTCAGTTATCGGAAGTTCGGTTACGACGGTAGCGGGATTTATTGCATTGTGCTTTATGACATTTACTCTGGGAATGGATATCGGAGTGGTCATGGTAAAAGGTGTTATTTTTGGAGTGTTGGCGTGCGTTACCATTTTGCCGTCCATGATTTTGTGCTGTGATAAGCTCATTGTTAAGACGAAGCATAAGCCGTTTTTGCCGGATATCGGGAAGCTTTCGGATAAAGTTACAAAAAGATATCTCGTATATGTAGTGATTTTCCTGGTGCTTTTATTCCCGGCGATTTATGGAAATAATCATACCTCTGTTTATTATAATCTGGATGAGACACTTCCGAAGGATCTTCCGAGCATTATTGCCAATGAAAAGCTGAAGGAAGATTATGATATGAATACAACGCATATGATCCTTGTTGACAGTTCTACAGAATCAGCGGATGTAGCAAAGCTGCTGAATAAAATGGAAAAAGTGGATGGTGTAAAATGGGCATTGGGATTAGATTCCCTGATCGGTCCGGCTATTCCGCAAAGTATGATTCCTGAGTCTGTCACAGGAATGTTGAAAAATGATAAGTACCAGCTTGTACTTGTCAATTCAGAATATAAAGTAGCGACAGATGAAATCAATGCACAGATCAAAGAACTGAATAAGATTCTTCATACATATGATAAAGGTGGAATGTTGATCGGCGAAGGACCGCTGACTGCTGATCTGATCGACATAACGGATACAGATTTTAAGACGGTAAGTGCTGTATCGATTGGAATTATATTTGTTATCATTTTACTCTTATTTAAATCAGTATCACTGCCGTTTATTTTAGTAGGTGTTATTGAATTTGCAATTTTTGTCAATATGGGGATCCCATATTATACGGGAACGAAACTCCCATTTGTTGCGTCTATTGTAATCGGTACGATTCAGCTTGGTTCGACGGTTGACTATGCTATTTTGATGACAACAAGATATAAAAGAGAAAGAAATCATGGAGCAGATAAATATAATGCGATCACGACAGCACATCGTGCATCTGCCCAGTCGATCATGGTCAGTGCATTAAGCTTTTTTGCTGCAACGATCGGTGTAGGTCTTTATTCCAATATTGATATGATCAGTTCCCTGTGTATCCTGATGGCGAGAGGTGCATTGATCAGTATGGTAGTGGTTATTTTTGTATTGCCATCGATGTTTATGGTATTTGATAAAATCATAGTAAAGACAAGTAAAGGATTTTTACCGAAAGAAGGATGATTCAGTTCTTTTAGAGATCATATAAAATGAAAAGAGCAACCCTGACTGCAAAAAAATAAGGTGATTTGCAGTCAGGGATTTTTTTGGTTATCAGAAATACGACAAAAATCCAAAAGCTCTTTTTTATTATGGAAATTTATGAAATATATATAAATTTGTGGAATCTAAATATTTCCACTTGAAAAAAGAACATACGTTCTATATAATAATATATAAGATGATGCAGATTAGAATTTTTGGATCACCAGGGAGCTGGCAAAGGGGATTTAGAGGATCAAATGTTGGTATGATGCACATTCGGGGAGGAACTGTGGGATGAAAGAGAGAACTTATATTGCGATTGATCTGAAGTCATTTTATGCATCCGTGGAGTGTGCAGAGAGGGGCTTAGATCCACTGACGACAAATCTTGTAGTGGCAGATACATCCCGTACTGCGAAGACAATCTGTCTTGCAGTGTCTCCCTCTTTGAAAGCATATGGGATTCCGGGGAGAGCAAGACTTTTTGAAGTGGAGCAGAAAGTCCGGGAAGTGAATATAGAGCGGAGGCAGAAGATTCAGAAAAGAGAGTTCACGGGAGAATCGACAGATGAAAGGGAACTGGCGGAAAATCCGGAGCTGGAGTTGCAATATATTGCAGCTACACCGAGGATGGCTTTGTATATAGAATACAGCGTCAGAATTTACAGGATTTATCTGAAGTATGTTGCACCGGAAGACATTCATGTGTATTCTATTGATGAGGTATTTATTGATGCAACTGCCTATCTGAGAACTTATGGGATGACAGCGAAAGAACTGGCTGCGAAGATGATCCGGGACGTGCTGGAGCAGACCGGGATTACGGCTGCTGCGGGGATTGGTACGAATCTGTATTTATGTAAGATTGCGATGGATATTATGGCGAAGCGGGTACAGCCGGATAAGAATGGTGTGAGGATTGCCTCGCTGGATGAACTGAGTTATCGAAAGCAGTTATGGGATCATCGTCCACTGACAGATTTTTGGAGAGTCGGAAGAGGTTATATGAAAAAGCTGGAAGAGAACGGTCTTTATACGATGGGAGATATTGCGAGGTGTTCCGTGGGAACTCCGGAAGATTTTTATAATGAAGCTCTTCTTTATCGGCTTTTTGGAGTGAATGCAGAACTGCTGATCGATCATGCATGGGGATGGGAGTCATGCACAATGCAGGAGATAAAAGAGTATAAGCCCTCTGCGAACAGTTTGGGTTCAGGTCAGGTGCTGCAGTGTCCGTATCCTTATGAGAAGGCACGGTTGGTTGTCAGAGAAATGGCAGACCAGCTTGCACTGGAACTGGTGGACAAAGAACTGGTGACAGATCAGGTTGTACTTACGGTTGGATATGATATTGAAAATCTGAGAGATCCGTCTATACGTGGCAGATATCATGGCGAAGTAAAAAAAGATCATTATGGCAGGATGGTACCGAAGCATGCACATGGGACAGCCAACCTGCCGACAGCAACTTCCTCTACAAAGGAGATTCTTGAGGCGGTTACCGGACTGTATGAAGAAATTGTAAATCCGCTTTTATTTGTGCGACGGATTTCACTTACTGCCAATAAGGTGGTCAGTGAAAAAGATGTTACTGTGGGTCAGAGTTTTGAACAGTTGGATCTGTTTACGGATTATGCAGCACTGGAAGTAAAGAAAAAAGAAGTGCAGGAAGAGAGAAACCGGGAAAAAAGTGTTCAGAAAGCGGTTTTGGATATAAAAAAGAAGTACGGGAAGAATGCGGTATTAAAAGGAATGAATCTGATTGAAGGTGCGACAGCCGTTGCGAGGAACCGGCAGATCGGTGGACATAAGGCATAAAGGGAGGAGAATCGAAGATGAAAGACGCTGGAACTGGAAGTGACTATGAGGAACTTCTCTATTTGCCGCACCACGTGTCAGATGTGCATCCGAGAATGGCAACGATTGACAGGGCAGCCCAGTTTGCACCGTTTGCGGCACTGACAGGTTATGAGGAGGCCGTAGATGAATGTATAAAAAGAATGGAAGAGGAAGTGGAGAACGAATATGGTAAAGATTGATTTGATAACGGGATTCCTTGGATCAGGTAAGACTACATTTATAAAAAAATATGCCACGTATCTGATGAGAAAAGGCTTGAATATAGGTATTTTGGAAAATGACCATGGTGCAGTCAATGTAGATATGATGTTATTGCAGGAACTAAGAGGAGATCAGTGCGAACTGGAGATGATTTCAGGAGGCTGCGATGCAGAGACGCACAGACGAAGATTCCGGACCAAGCTTATTTCAATGGGAATGTGTGGGTATGACAGGGTTCTGGTCGAACCGTCAGGAATTTATGATATTGATGAATTTTTTGATGTGCTCCGGGACGAACCATTGGATCACTGGTATGAGATTGGCAATGTGATTGCAGTAGTAAATGCAGGTCTGGAAGAGACATTATCAGATCAGGCAGAATTTCTTCTTGCATCGGAAGTTGCAGATGCCGGAAGTATTATTCTGAGCAGAAGTCAGGAAGTGCCTGTGACGAAGCAGGATGCGACCATAGAGCATCTGAACCGGTCTCTGGTGAAGCTCGGCTGCAGACGGCAGATAAAAGGGGATGAGGTGTTAAGATCTCCATGGAATGAATGGACAGAAAGGGAATTTGAACAGGTCTTGAATGGCGGCTACTGTACAGAGAGTTACAGAAAGCCGGAATACAGGGAAGATCAGGGCTTTCAGTCTTTGTATTATATGAATCTTCAGATAAAGAAAGAAGAATTGAAAGAAAAGATGAAAGAGGCATTGAAAGATCCGGCCTGTGGAAAGCTTTTCCGAATTAAAGGATTTATGCAGGATGAGAATGAAAAGTGGATCGAGCTAAATGCGACGCAGTATGAAATTCAGATGAACCCGGTCGGGGAGGGACAGAATGTACTGATTGTGATCGGTGAAGGATTGGAGGAGGATGCACTTGCAAAATACTTTGGAACTCCTGCCAGATAGTGATCCGGTCGCATTTGAAAGACTGTTGGAATTGACAGATCAGGGGCAGTTTGAATTGATTTATCCTGATGATCTGAAGCAGGGGAAAATTCGTCTGATCTATATGATGAATGATGCAGCGGAAAGTTTTCTTGCATTTGAACAGGCAAGGATGAAGGGAAAGTATAAAAAGGATTTTGAAGGTGAAATCGAAGCAGAACTGCATTTGATGAAAGATCAGCAGGAATACGGGTTAATCATCAGGCAGGCAGAAAATGTATTTACTCTTTTCTTCAGAAATCTGACAGTAGAAACCCGGCTTTATAACTATGGAGAAATTGGGCATTTCTGGATCGGTGGTTATGAGTATCTGAGGCAGATTGAGTATAAAGCATCAATCATCAGAGATAAAAGAGAATATCTCGGAAATGATTTCTGTAATGAGACGGAACTGAAACTTGCAGAGCTTGCAGATTTTCCACCTTTGAATTATTGCTGTTATCCGTCAGTTTCAGAGCAGTATATTTTTTACCGGGATGATCCGTGGAGTCCGTCTGAAGAGGCAATGGATGTCATGGAAGAACTGCTGGGAAAAGTAGATGACCGGAGAATGCTCAGAATATTGAGACTTTACCGGAGACACCCATATAAGGTATTGGCACGCTATATGGCAAGGATGTTCCACAGGAGTTCGCATGATAAGATTGTTGATCTTTTGCAGGAAATGATCGTAGAAGCTGCAAAGACGTATCCGCAGAGAAGATTGCAGACAGATGAAAAAGTGCGGTATGAGAAGCTGCTAAAAAAAGCGGAAATGAGAAAAAATGAACTGGAGTCGCGGGGGATCAGGGCAACGATCTTCTGCGAAGAACCATTTGAAGCGGTCAGGGATTCGGTTGATCTTAAAGTATATCTTATGATCTGGAAAAGAGGAACTTTTAATAGAAAAGTAAGAATTGAAGAGATCATTTAATTGTTATCTGAAGACGGATGGAGTATAATAAGCAGTGGTCAGATCGTGACTTAAGATAAAGATTGGATTTTTATTAAAGAGAGGATACACGTATGATAACAGTAAAAGAATACAGAGGACATATTCGTAACTGGGAAGAACTTTGTGAAAGATTGGGAATTGATCTGTCTCTTTCAAGAGAAGAGCGGGAAAAAGAAATTCTGATCAAAGCGTATCAGACATGGGGCTATGAGATGGCAGACCATATGTATGGAATGTTTGCATTTGCTCTTTGGGATGATGAAGAGAAGAAGCTGTTCTGTCTGAGAGATCAGTTTGGCACAAAGCCATTCTATTATTATGAGACAGAGGATGGACAGCTTCTGTACGGTACAATGATCCGTGATATTATGAAGCAGCCTGGTTTTGTGAAAGAATTGAATGAGGAAATGCTGCAGTTATATCTGAGTCTTACATATGTAGCCGGTGAGAATACGTTTTTCAGAGGTCTGAAGAAGCTGATGCCGGGACGTTATCTGATCTGGCAGAATGGCAGACTTACAATTAAAAGATACTGGAAGCCTGAATTTCATCCGGATGAGAGTAAATCTCTTGAAGACTGGGCAGATGAGATTCATTCCACGATCCAGGAGATCATGCCGGAAGTGAAGACTGCGGATGAGAAAGTAGAGTCTTTCCTTTCAGGTGGTGTAGATTCTTCCTATGTACTTGCAATGTCTGATGCAGAGCAGGCTGACGGATGTGGATATGAAGAGGAGAGATTTGATGAATCTGTTCTTGCGGAAAAGACTGCAAGGATTCTTGGAAGAAAGTTCTCAAGGAGTCTGATCACACCGGAGCAGTTCTTTGATATAGTACCATATGTGATGTATAATATGGAGCAGCCGTTAGGTGATGCATCTGCGATTGTATTTACGCTTGGATGTAATGCAACGGCAGAGCATACAAAAATCTGCTATTCCGGAGAGGGTGCGGATGAATTTTTTGGTGGATATAATATGTACCGTAATGCAGAACGTTATGGGGAGAATCTGAAGACGTTCTATGTTGGAAATACGAACATCATGAAAGAAGATGAGAAAAAGAAGATTCTGAAAAAGTATGACCCGGATGTACTCCCGATCGAAGTGGCAAGAGAAATTTACGAAGAGACAGAAGGACTCGATCCGCTGTCAAAGATGTCAGATGTAGATATTCAGATCTGGCTGGAGGGAGATATTTATCTGAACGTTGATAAGATGAGTAAGGCAGCAGGACTGGAGATCCGTATGCCACTGACAGACAGAAGGATTTTTGACATTGCGTCCCGTATGCCTTCAAGATATAAAGTGAATGAAGAGCAGAATAAGGTGGCGTTCCGTACAGCCGCAGCGAAGGTATTGCCGGAAGAGATTGCTTTCCGCAAGAAACTTGGATTTATTGTTCCGATTCGTATTTGGATGGCTGACGACAGATATAATCAGGATGTAAGACGGTTGTTCAACAGTGAGATTGCAGAGAAATTTTTTGATGTGGAGGCAATCAATGAAATTTTTGCAGACTATGTTGGTGGAAATTCTGATAACTGGAGAAAGGTATGGACGATCTATACATTCCTTGTATGGTATGAGGAGTATTTTATAAAGAGATAAGCTGGCAGCAAAGTGTAGAACGTTGCAGAGATAAAAAGGAAACCGCAGAAGTAAAATGAGACTTCTGCGGTTTCGTTAGTTCATTATAGTTGCCGGGGATATGTCTGAAAAATCTACTGATTTTTTAGACATATCCCCGGCAGTTTTTTCTCAAATATCTTCTTCAGATCATGGAAGAAGAAAGGCATACATAACAACAAAGTGGCACATACTTCCGCCCATTACGAAGAGATGAAAGATCTCATGGCTGCCGAAATTTTTATGACGGCTGTTGAATATAGGAAGTTTCAATGCATAGATCACTCCACCTACAGTATAAATAATTCCTCCGGTAAGAAGCCATGCAAAAGCGGCAGAGGACATATTATTGAGGATCTGAGAAAAAGCCAGAACACAGGTCCATCCCATACCAATGTAGAGGACAGAGGAGATCCATTTCGGACAAAACACCCAGAATGCCTTGATCAATATGCCGGCAATCGCAAATGCCCATACAATACAAAGAAGCGTGATGCCACGAGTCCCTTTTACTACAAGGAGGCATACCGGTGTATAGCTTCCTGCGATCAGAACGGAGATCATCATATGATCGATTTTTTTCAAGATAGTATTTACTTTTGGCGAGATATCAAAAGTATGATACGTTGTACTTGCAGCATATAATAAAATCAGACTGATCGCATAGACTGTAAGAGATCCAATGTAGATCCGGCTTGGTTCATGTGCAGCCTTGATAAGGAGCGGTACTGCCGCAAAGATTGCCATGAGCATGCCGATAAAATGAGTGATCGCACTTCCGGGATCTTTAATATGATGTCTTTTTTCCATAATAACACACCTCCGATATATTGATAAAACAACAAGTAGTTTTCAATACTACATTTAACGTATGCATATATAATAGCATGTATTCATGAAAAATCAAGAGGAGATTAAAAGGAATATGAAAAAAGTCAGATACAAATGTTGTACCTGACTTTTGAATATCTACGGGAATCCACAGGAAAACTATCGAATGACAGTGCCTGTCTTGCCTTTTAATGCATCCGTTACTTTATCGAAAGAAGTAATGTAAGCACTGCGTCCTTCGCATTCTTCTACGAAATCAACAGAAGCACGGAATTTAGGAAGCATATTGTAAATTCCGAAATGTCCTTCCTCCATATATGTCTTAGCCTGTTCTGTTGTGATCTCTCC
This region includes:
- the cas2 gene encoding CRISPR-associated endonuclease Cas2, translated to MRVLVFFDLPVITGENKRAYRKFRKYLLKNGFLMLQESVYCKLALNGTAVKAIVDNVHKNKPEKGLIQLLTVTEKQYAKMDIVIGETKSEVLDTDERLVIL
- the csn2 gene encoding type II-A CRISPR-associated protein Csn2; translated protein: MKLVHINLNEGILVDAINCTEWVIESPEYFSEYVMELAGQVEGKEGRFVLSDNEKEVDISKNVELIFNIFALDINERKLISKLYMELEKLTADERFYVKTQEMKQYLQEYLLQLEQETDYILDLADEIDFASLFKAFGIKYEVLEENFLERLVRYMRIVERLLKKKLFVFVNLRSYLSNQQIDELIKEATYQEIQLLLIETCARDCIEGVTRYIIDKDGCEI
- a CDS encoding peptide deformylase, with amino-acid sequence MVRNIIKGKKIFGRKAKPATEADQEIVTDLLDTLRANREICVGMAANMIGINKSIIAVAVGPFQFAMINPVITKMSGEYKTEEGCLSLEGTRLCTRYEEIEVDYLDSNFQFCHGKYSGWTAQIIQHEIDHCKGIVI
- a CDS encoding efflux RND transporter permease subunit, with amino-acid sequence MVKFGKKVVKFRIPIIIISILLLIPATLGYINTRVNYDVLTYLPEDIETMQGQDILVKDFGTGAFSMFIVDGMEDKDVSALKTKIENVDHVSKVLWYDSLADISMPKSMLPEKLYEVFNSDTGTMMAIFFDEGTSSDGTMEAIGEIRELAGKQCFLSGMSAIVTDTKNLAEKETPVYVLIAVLLAIFVLGITMESFFVPLLFMLSIGMAIVYNLGSNYFLGEISYITKALAAVLQLGVTLDYSIFLMHSYEEQQIRYDGDKERAMAHAISQTFSSVIGSSVTTVAGFIALCFMTFTLGMDIGVVMVKGVIFGVLACVTILPSMILCCDKLIVKTKHKPFLPDIGKLSDKVTKRYLVYVVIFLVLLFPAIYGNNHTSVYYNLDETLPKDLPSIIANEKLKEDYDMNTTHMILVDSSTESADVAKLLNKMEKVDGVKWALGLDSLIGPAIPQSMIPESVTGMLKNDKYQLVLVNSEYKVATDEINAQIKELNKILHTYDKGGMLIGEGPLTADLIDITDTDFKTVSAVSIGIIFVIILLLFKSVSLPFILVGVIEFAIFVNMGIPYYTGTKLPFVASIVIGTIQLGSTVDYAILMTTRYKRERNHGADKYNAITTAHRASAQSIMVSALSFFAATIGVGLYSNIDMISSLCILMARGALISMVVVIFVLPSMFMVFDKIIVKTSKGFLPKEG
- a CDS encoding DNA methylase: MKERTYIAIDLKSFYASVECAERGLDPLTTNLVVADTSRTAKTICLAVSPSLKAYGIPGRARLFEVEQKVREVNIERRQKIQKREFTGESTDERELAENPELELQYIAATPRMALYIEYSVRIYRIYLKYVAPEDIHVYSIDEVFIDATAYLRTYGMTAKELAAKMIRDVLEQTGITAAAGIGTNLYLCKIAMDIMAKRVQPDKNGVRIASLDELSYRKQLWDHRPLTDFWRVGRGYMKKLEENGLYTMGDIARCSVGTPEDFYNEALLYRLFGVNAELLIDHAWGWESCTMQEIKEYKPSANSLGSGQVLQCPYPYEKARLVVREMADQLALELVDKELVTDQVVLTVGYDIENLRDPSIRGRYHGEVKKDHYGRMVPKHAHGTANLPTATSSTKEILEAVTGLYEEIVNPLLFVRRISLTANKVVSEKDVTVGQSFEQLDLFTDYAALEVKKKEVQEERNREKSVQKAVLDIKKKYGKNAVLKGMNLIEGATAVARNRQIGGHKA
- a CDS encoding GTP-binding protein; protein product: MVKIDLITGFLGSGKTTFIKKYATYLMRKGLNIGILENDHGAVNVDMMLLQELRGDQCELEMISGGCDAETHRRRFRTKLISMGMCGYDRVLVEPSGIYDIDEFFDVLRDEPLDHWYEIGNVIAVVNAGLEETLSDQAEFLLASEVADAGSIILSRSQEVPVTKQDATIEHLNRSLVKLGCRRQIKGDEVLRSPWNEWTEREFEQVLNGGYCTESYRKPEYREDQGFQSLYYMNLQIKKEELKEKMKEALKDPACGKLFRIKGFMQDENEKWIELNATQYEIQMNPVGEGQNVLIVIGEGLEEDALAKYFGTPAR
- a CDS encoding DUF3878 family protein, giving the protein MHLQNTLELLPDSDPVAFERLLELTDQGQFELIYPDDLKQGKIRLIYMMNDAAESFLAFEQARMKGKYKKDFEGEIEAELHLMKDQQEYGLIIRQAENVFTLFFRNLTVETRLYNYGEIGHFWIGGYEYLRQIEYKASIIRDKREYLGNDFCNETELKLAELADFPPLNYCCYPSVSEQYIFYRDDPWSPSEEAMDVMEELLGKVDDRRMLRILRLYRRHPYKVLARYMARMFHRSSHDKIVDLLQEMIVEAAKTYPQRRLQTDEKVRYEKLLKKAEMRKNELESRGIRATIFCEEPFEAVRDSVDLKVYLMIWKRGTFNRKVRIEEII